A single region of the Nicotiana sylvestris chromosome 6, ASM39365v2, whole genome shotgun sequence genome encodes:
- the LOC138871323 gene encoding uncharacterized protein — protein MIQMLEDMLRACTLDFKCSWDDHLPHIDFAYNNSFHASIQMAPFEALYGRRCRSPIRWFEVGEAKVIWLDLMHRAMEKVKIIKERLKTTQSRQKSYSDVRRRDLEFKEDDWVFLKVSPMKGITRFGKKGKLSLRYVRPYRIIQRIGHVAYKLEQPPEMSLVHPVFNVSMLRKVVGDPSTIVPVETMEVNEELSYEEVPVAILDREVHKLRNKEIASVKVLWRNQQVEEATWESEDEMKRKYPDLFEKSCNSFYAFSSYELLSLDLIYVKLSPFW, from the coding sequence GATTCAGATGCTCgaagacatgttgcgcgcttgtactcttgatttcaagtgtagttgggatgaccatttacCACACATAGattttgcttacaacaacagcttccacgctagtatccagatggcaccattcgaagcactgtatggtaggagatgtaggtctcccattaggtggttcgaggttggagaagcgaaAGTGATATGGCTGGACCTCATGCATcgggccatggagaaagtcaagattattaaggagagatTGAAAACTACTCAGAGTCGCCAAAAATCCTATTCGGATGTGCGTCGCAGGgatttagagttcaaagaagatgattgggtatttttgaaggtttcccctatgaagggcatcacgcgatttggaaagaagggaaaattgagtctgaggtatgtcagaccatacagaatcattcagaggattggtcatgTGGCATATAAGCTAGAACAGCCACCCGAAATGTCATTAGTACACCCGGTCTTTAATGTGTCCATGTTgaggaaggtagtgggagatccgtccactattgtgccagttgaaactatgGAGGTAAATGAagaactgtcatatgaagaagttccagttgccattcttgatagggaGGTTCataaattgagaaataaggaaattgcatccgtgaaagtattatggcggaaccagcaagtcgaggaagccacttgggaatcCGAGGATGAAATGAAAAGGAAGTATCCAGATTTGTTTGAAaagtcatgtaatagcttttatgcatttagctcctatgaactcttatctttagacttgatctatgtaaaactgtCCCCTTTTTGGTAA